From the Lathyrus oleraceus cultivar Zhongwan6 chromosome 4, CAAS_Psat_ZW6_1.0, whole genome shotgun sequence genome, one window contains:
- the LOC127136367 gene encoding uncharacterized protein LOC127136367, with product MVEYLGADPGEAMDELDKIRGAHVIFVYLKKVYKNALMSAQQTESDDEQGWILQHFTHISGWASVPNYTEDMSHATAFIRLKGNQATEPYRIYLNCLVAGDMDFNNYVDHRETRPFDEIMLYSEWLACRLRLIAPHLPERVIRQFSYTQTISRHRVVFAPPALIHIQIEDMFDDYERHMLP from the exons ATGGTAGAGTATCTAGGGGCTGATCCGGGGGAGGCGATGGATGAGCTGGATAAGATCAGGGGTGCTCATGTTATATTTGTATACTTGAAGAAGGTATATAAGAATGCACTAATGAGTGCACAACAGACTGAAAGTGATGATGAGCAG GGTTGGATCCTCCAGCATTTCACACACATCTCTGGTTGGGCGAGTGTACCTAATTACACTGAGGATATGTCACATGCTACTGCTTTTATCCGGCTCAAAGGGAACCAAGCGACCGAGCCTTATAGAATCTATCTTAACTGTTTAGTTGCCGGGGACATGGATTTCAACAACTATGTTGATCACCGCGAGACGCGGCCATTTGACGAGATAATGTTATACTCTGAATGGTTGGCATGCAGATTGCGTCTCATTGCTCCTCATCTGCCCGAGCGCGTCATACGGCAGTTCAGCTACACTCAGACCATTTCCAGACACCGTGTTGTCTTTGCTCCTCCTGCCTTGATACATATACAAATAGAGgacatgtttgatgattatgagagACACATGTTACCATAG
- the LOC127074027 gene encoding 30S ribosomal protein S21, chloroplastic isoform X2, which translates to MAVLSLLPTTTRPLSLSLPPSSSSTRRDNNSNICQVSFSPIAYPKLFRSNSTALLPLKSSIYNVEILVEEDEPEDKLLSRFRKEVIIAGVFQECRRRKFFENPIDKIKRKRREAAKRNRRRRYFRTPVPDKCDTPNKEKVDDGEEEDN; encoded by the exons ATGGCCGTTTTGTCTCTTCTCCCTACAACAACACGCCCACTCTCACTCTCCCTAccaccatcttcatcttcaaccaGACGCGATAATAACAGCAATATTTGCCAAGTTTCATTTTCACCCATCGCGTACCCTAAACTCTTCCGTTCAAATTCAACCGCATTACTTCCTCTCAAATCGTCTATCTACAACGTAGAAATCCTAGTCGAAGAAGACGAGCCCGAAGATAAACTCCTCAGTCGTTTCAGGAAAGAGGTTATAATTGCTGGAGTTTTTCAGGAGTGCAGACGCAGAAAATTCTTCGAGAATCCAATTGATAAGATCAAAAGGAAACGCCGAGAAGCTGCTAAAAGAAATCGTAGACG GAGATATTTTAGAACTCCTGTACCGGATAAATGTGATACTCCAAATAAGGAAAAGGTTGATGATGGTGAAGAAGAGGATAATTAG
- the LOC127074027 gene encoding 30S ribosomal protein S21, chloroplastic isoform X1, which produces MAVLSLLPTTTRPLSLSLPPSSSSTRRDNNSNICQVSFSPIAYPKLFRSNSTALLPLKSSIYNVEILVEEDEPEDKLLSRFRKEVIIAGVFQECRRRKFFENPIDKIKRKRREAAKRNRRRWRYFRTPVPDKCDTPNKEKVDDGEEEDN; this is translated from the exons ATGGCCGTTTTGTCTCTTCTCCCTACAACAACACGCCCACTCTCACTCTCCCTAccaccatcttcatcttcaaccaGACGCGATAATAACAGCAATATTTGCCAAGTTTCATTTTCACCCATCGCGTACCCTAAACTCTTCCGTTCAAATTCAACCGCATTACTTCCTCTCAAATCGTCTATCTACAACGTAGAAATCCTAGTCGAAGAAGACGAGCCCGAAGATAAACTCCTCAGTCGTTTCAGGAAAGAGGTTATAATTGCTGGAGTTTTTCAGGAGTGCAGACGCAGAAAATTCTTCGAGAATCCAATTGATAAGATCAAAAGGAAACGCCGAGAAGCTGCTAAAAGAAATCGTAGACGGTG GAGATATTTTAGAACTCCTGTACCGGATAAATGTGATACTCCAAATAAGGAAAAGGTTGATGATGGTGAAGAAGAGGATAATTAG
- the LOC127074027 gene encoding 30S ribosomal protein S21, chloroplastic isoform X3, with product MAVLSLLPTTTRPLSLSLPPSSSSTRRDNNSNICQVSFSPIAYPKLFRSNSTALLPLKSSIYNVEILVEEDEPEDKLLSRFRKEVIIAGVFQECRRRKFFENPIDKIKRKRREAAKRNRRR from the exons ATGGCCGTTTTGTCTCTTCTCCCTACAACAACACGCCCACTCTCACTCTCCCTAccaccatcttcatcttcaaccaGACGCGATAATAACAGCAATATTTGCCAAGTTTCATTTTCACCCATCGCGTACCCTAAACTCTTCCGTTCAAATTCAACCGCATTACTTCCTCTCAAATCGTCTATCTACAACGTAGAAATCCTAGTCGAAGAAGACGAGCCCGAAGATAAACTCCTCAGTCGTTTCAGGAAAGAGGTTATAATTGCTGGAGTTTTTCAGGAGTGCAGACGCAGAAAATTCTTCGAGAATCCAATTGATAAGATCAAAAGGAAACGCCGAGAAGCTGCTAAAAGAAATCGTAGACGGTG A